Proteins from a genomic interval of Oceanivirga salmonicida:
- a CDS encoding DUF3298 domain-containing protein — translation MKKILGSLIIAMTLLSCNSAKSVDNAETHALDNIKENVLFESKVYETYMSADGYKTVLIQEEILKDKAANPESKISSVITKDNKVVKMEEILNADMEKMYTEKIMNDIKNSKEGIFFEEAKIELKNSVIVLNEDKIIFIFPIETIAPRSSGIPRFAYKFEK, via the coding sequence ATGAAAAAAATATTAGGAAGTTTAATAATAGCAATGACATTATTATCATGTAATAGTGCAAAATCAGTAGATAATGCTGAGACACATGCATTAGATAACATTAAAGAAAATGTATTATTTGAAAGTAAAGTATATGAAACATATATGAGTGCAGATGGGTACAAAACAGTACTTATACAAGAAGAAATATTAAAAGATAAAGCAGCAAATCCTGAAAGTAAAATATCTTCAGTAATAACTAAAGATAATAAAGTAGTTAAAATGGAAGAAATTTTAAATGCAGATATGGAAAAAATGTATACTGAAAAAATAATGAATGATATAAAAAATAGCAAAGAAGGAATATTCTTTGAAGAAGCAAAAATTGAATTAAAAAATTCAGTTATAGTTTTAAATGAAGATAAAATTATATTTATATTCCCAATAGAAACAATAGCACCTCGTAGTTCAGGGATACCTAGATTTGCATATAAATTTGAAAAATAA
- a CDS encoding DUF3298 domain-containing protein, which yields MKKILGSLIIAMTLLSCNGANNSTGSVSVDNTEAHALNNVKENVLFESKVYETYMSKDGYKTIFVQEEILKDKAANPENKISSIITKDNKVVKTEEILTPDMEKMYTENIMNDIKNSKEGVFFEEAKVELKNSVIVLNEDKIIFVFPLETIAPRSSGMPRFVYEYNK from the coding sequence ATGAAAAAAATATTAGGAAGTTTAATAATAGCAATGACATTATTATCGTGTAATGGTGCAAATAATAGTACAGGTTCAGTTTCAGTAGATAATACAGAAGCACATGCATTGAACAACGTTAAGGAAAATGTATTATTTGAGAGTAAAGTATATGAAACATATATGAGTAAAGATGGGTACAAAACAATATTTGTACAAGAAGAAATATTAAAAGATAAAGCAGCAAATCCTGAAAATAAAATATCTTCAATTATAACAAAAGATAATAAAGTAGTTAAGACAGAGGAAATTTTAACTCCTGATATGGAAAAAATGTATACTGAAAATATAATGAATGATATAAAAAATAGTAAAGAAGGAGTATTCTTTGAAGAAGCAAAAGTTGAATTAAAAAATTCAGTTATAGTTTTAAATGAAGATAAAATTATATTTGTATTCCCATTAGAAACAATAGCACCTCGTAGTTCAGGAATGCCTAGATTTGTATACGAGTATAATAAATAA